A portion of the Eubacterium maltosivorans genome contains these proteins:
- a CDS encoding ABC1 kinase family protein, protein MQKTQRSKTQNNPLNHEKEPSGAGKAKEYNRQRLREIMAILAKYDIVKGITPVKLRLIIEDLGPTFVKLGQVLSMRQDILPAEYCRELTKLRTEVRPMDFEDVVAVIEEEYGKPLNEIFTFLDRKPLGSASIAQVHQAELKDGSSVVVKVQRPGIKDTMARDIGLLDRAATLLKIAGGTGNAIDFKMVLDEMWFTAQQEMDFLIEAHNADEFYELNRDIAYVTSPVIYHKHTTSRVLVMEYIAGEEIDQTGRLTELGYDLDEIALKLSENYVKQVIDDGFFHADPHPGNIRVRDGQIVFIDLGMMGTLSSKDKDLFKQAVEAMATGDVDAMKNVVLSLGVHTGRINHARLYSDIDNMMDEYGSMELGSINIGTMMEDLLQLANDHHIAMPKGVTMLARGSLTIEGVLSMLAPETNVVQIMINHMSAERLENLDPKREALELGRELYGAAKSTLSLPGQALDLLRMTVKGQTKINLEITGSEEPLNTIDQMVNKIVKCIIAAALLIGSSFISTTNMEPKLLGIPALGTIGYIVALILGANLIYSIHKKKKEINK, encoded by the coding sequence ATGCAGAAGACGCAGAGGTCAAAGACGCAGAATAACCCATTAAACCATGAAAAAGAGCCCTCAGGCGCTGGAAAAGCAAAAGAATACAACAGACAGCGCCTGAGGGAAATCATGGCGATACTGGCTAAATACGATATTGTCAAAGGCATCACACCGGTCAAGCTGCGGCTCATCATCGAGGATCTGGGCCCGACCTTTGTCAAGCTTGGACAGGTGCTTTCCATGCGCCAGGACATCCTTCCGGCTGAGTACTGTCGTGAGCTTACAAAGCTCAGAACCGAGGTGCGTCCCATGGACTTCGAGGACGTGGTGGCGGTCATCGAGGAGGAGTATGGAAAACCCCTGAACGAGATCTTTACTTTTCTGGACCGGAAACCTCTGGGTTCGGCCTCCATCGCCCAGGTGCACCAGGCAGAGCTGAAGGACGGCAGCTCTGTGGTGGTCAAGGTGCAGCGCCCCGGTATCAAGGACACCATGGCCCGCGACATCGGGCTGCTGGACAGGGCCGCCACGCTGCTCAAAATCGCCGGCGGCACCGGAAACGCCATCGATTTTAAGATGGTACTGGACGAAATGTGGTTTACAGCCCAGCAGGAAATGGACTTTTTGATCGAGGCCCACAACGCCGACGAATTTTACGAGCTCAACCGGGACATCGCCTATGTGACCAGCCCTGTCATTTACCATAAGCACACCACCTCCAGGGTGCTGGTGATGGAATACATCGCCGGCGAGGAGATCGACCAGACTGGCCGGCTCACGGAGCTGGGCTACGATCTGGACGAGATCGCCCTCAAGCTTTCGGAGAACTATGTCAAGCAGGTCATCGACGACGGCTTTTTCCACGCCGACCCGCACCCGGGCAATATCCGCGTCCGCGACGGCCAGATTGTCTTTATCGACCTGGGCATGATGGGCACCCTCTCCTCAAAGGACAAGGACCTGTTCAAGCAGGCCGTGGAGGCCATGGCGACAGGCGACGTGGACGCCATGAAGAACGTGGTGCTGTCCCTTGGCGTGCACACCGGCCGGATCAACCACGCCAGGCTGTATTCCGATATTGACAATATGATGGACGAGTACGGCAGCATGGAGCTGGGCAGCATAAACATCGGCACCATGATGGAGGACCTGCTTCAGCTGGCCAACGACCATCATATCGCCATGCCAAAGGGCGTGACCATGCTGGCCCGCGGTTCGCTGACCATTGAGGGCGTGCTGAGCATGCTGGCCCCAGAGACCAACGTGGTGCAGATCATGATCAACCATATGTCCGCCGAGCGCCTTGAGAACCTGGACCCCAAACGGGAAGCCCTTGAGCTGGGGCGTGAGCTGTACGGCGCGGCCAAAAGCACCCTGAGCCTGCCCGGCCAGGCGCTGGATCTGCTGCGCATGACAGTCAAGGGGCAGACAAAGATCAATCTGGAGATTACCGGCTCCGAGGAGCCGCTGAACACCATTGACCAGATGGTCAACAAAATTGTGAAGTGTATCATCGCCGCCGCGCTGCTCATCGGCTCCAGCTTTATCAGTACCACGAATATGGAGCCAAAGCTGCTGGGCATCCCCGCCCTGGGCACCATCGGCTACATTGTGGCCCTGATTCTGGGCGCGAATTTGATTTACAGCATTCATAAAAAGAAAAAAGAGATCAATAAATGA
- the larC gene encoding nickel pincer cofactor biosynthesis protein LarC: MKVLYFDCFAGISGDMTLGAFLDIGADPAHLERELARLGVPGFHLEIEKTQKRGITGTKCHVVMDRHEHAHRHFGDIVKIIESSGLDEAVKKTAIAIFRRVAEAEGKVHGVPMEQVHFHEVGAVDSIVDIVGAAICFHDIAPDVVYGSAVNAGQGFVKCAHGLLPVPAPATAEIIGKTDFPIYAKGVDGESATPTGMAILAELASYSAGFPQMAVDTVGYGFGDREFEILNGLRLFVGHTHEADSGILVMETNIDDMTGETAGYVLEGLFEQGVRDAFYTPIYMKKNRPAIKLTVICDAERAEALTRYIFAQTSSIGLRKYQVDRAVMNRAIETVDTPFGPVRVKSCTYDGIAKRSPEYEDLKRIAGETGKSFMEIEAAVYKYL; the protein is encoded by the coding sequence ATGAAAGTATTATATTTTGACTGTTTTGCAGGCATCAGCGGCGACATGACGCTGGGCGCCTTTCTGGACATTGGCGCAGACCCCGCGCACCTGGAGCGCGAGCTGGCCAGGCTGGGCGTGCCGGGCTTTCATCTGGAGATCGAGAAAACCCAGAAGCGGGGCATCACCGGGACCAAGTGCCACGTGGTCATGGACCGTCACGAGCATGCCCACCGCCATTTCGGTGACATTGTGAAGATCATTGAGAGCAGCGGCCTGGACGAGGCGGTCAAGAAAACGGCCATCGCCATTTTCAGGCGTGTGGCCGAGGCCGAGGGCAAGGTTCACGGCGTGCCCATGGAGCAGGTGCACTTCCATGAGGTGGGCGCAGTGGATTCCATTGTGGATATTGTGGGCGCGGCCATCTGCTTTCACGATATTGCGCCCGACGTGGTGTATGGCTCCGCGGTGAACGCGGGCCAGGGCTTTGTGAAATGCGCCCACGGCCTGCTGCCAGTGCCGGCGCCCGCCACAGCGGAGATCATCGGAAAAACCGATTTTCCCATTTACGCGAAGGGCGTGGACGGTGAGTCCGCAACCCCGACGGGCATGGCCATCCTCGCCGAGCTGGCCAGCTATTCGGCCGGCTTTCCGCAGATGGCGGTGGACACCGTCGGCTATGGCTTTGGCGACCGCGAGTTTGAGATCCTGAACGGCCTGCGCCTTTTTGTGGGACACACCCACGAGGCGGACAGTGGTATCCTGGTCATGGAGACCAACATTGACGACATGACCGGCGAGACGGCCGGCTACGTGCTGGAGGGCCTCTTTGAGCAGGGTGTGCGCGACGCCTTTTACACGCCCATCTATATGAAGAAAAACCGGCCGGCCATCAAGCTGACCGTGATCTGTGACGCTGAGAGGGCAGAGGCGCTCACCCGCTATATCTTCGCGCAGACCAGCAGCATCGGCCTGCGCAAATATCAGGTTGACCGCGCGGTCATGAACCGGGCGATCGAGACGGTGGACACGCCCTTTGGCCCGGTCCGCGTCAAGTCCTGCACCTATGACGGCATTGCCAAGCGCAGCCCGGAATACGAGGATCTGAAGCGGATTGCCGGAGAAACGGGAAAATCCTTTATGGAAATTGAGGCCGCTGTTTATAAATATCTCTAG
- a CDS encoding HD-GYP domain-containing protein, with protein MLEKKLNESFNTCSKAVRDHCRRTGDLVRELLAVLEWQEFEEIWRWRGKLPFYYHDIGKAMCSDKNIKEHPEKGGTFFSELYRQAREDERDEQSIVFFSIASDACLYHHEWLNGFGYPAGRKSQEIVLVGRLCAVADTWDNLTHETPGCPALTEAAAKEIMEGKRNIQFDDYLVKALFQINGFMTEKEEEDIIVSPITRKRHFWSLK; from the coding sequence ATGTTGGAAAAAAAGCTGAATGAGAGCTTTAATACATGCAGCAAAGCCGTAAGAGACCACTGCAGACGTACCGGTGACCTCGTTCGCGAGCTGCTGGCTGTACTGGAGTGGCAGGAATTTGAGGAGATCTGGCGCTGGCGTGGAAAGCTGCCCTTTTACTACCACGATATCGGCAAAGCCATGTGCAGCGACAAGAATATAAAAGAACATCCGGAAAAGGGAGGCACTTTTTTCAGCGAATTGTATCGCCAGGCCAGAGAGGATGAGAGAGATGAACAAAGCATTGTCTTTTTTAGCATTGCCAGCGATGCCTGTCTCTACCACCATGAATGGCTGAACGGTTTTGGCTACCCTGCCGGACGAAAAAGTCAGGAAATCGTCCTGGTAGGCCGGCTCTGCGCCGTCGCCGACACCTGGGATAACCTGACCCACGAAACACCCGGCTGCCCAGCCCTTACCGAGGCAGCGGCCAAAGAAATAATGGAAGGAAAACGCAATATCCAGTTTGATGACTACCTGGTTAAAGCGCTGTTCCAGATTAATGGTTTCATGACAGAGAAGGAGGAGGAGGATATCATCGTCTCCCCCATCACCAGAAAGCGTCATTTCTGGAGTCTGAAATAA
- a CDS encoding phasin family protein, which translates to MASFNLGEELRKVLLAGVGAVATTAEKSQELINQLVEKGELTVEQGKVMNEELKRNIRDKVKENVTVVVKDDEPSVDKVVETMDKMSPEELQAIKDKLARMERENAEDAEVKDAE; encoded by the coding sequence ATGGCAAGTTTTAACTTAGGCGAAGAGCTGAGAAAAGTACTGTTGGCAGGCGTGGGTGCAGTGGCGACCACTGCTGAGAAATCTCAGGAGCTCATCAACCAGCTGGTTGAAAAGGGCGAGCTGACTGTGGAGCAGGGCAAGGTGATGAACGAAGAGCTGAAGCGCAACATCCGGGACAAGGTCAAGGAAAACGTGACCGTTGTCGTCAAGGACGATGAGCCATCTGTGGATAAGGTGGTTGAGACCATGGACAAAATGAGTCCGGAAGAATTACAGGCCATCAAGGACAAGCTGGCCCGAATGGAGCGTGAAAATGCAGAAGACGCAGAGGTCAAAGACGCAGAATAA
- a CDS encoding recombinase family protein, whose product MYRLKKKDNTHKKQVYGYARVSTVGQNLDRQIDELKEKEISTKNIFCDKQSGKDFERNAYKRLVRKLKKGDLLIIKSLDRLGRNYEEIIVEWRRITKEIGADIRVMDMPLLDTSQYKGLIGTFISDLVLQILSFVAQQNLDYIHQTQQEGIAKAREKGVKFGRPKIRTEHNFKAVYSRYCEKEVSARQAAELLGVSVRTFYRRIHEM is encoded by the coding sequence ATGTATCGGTTAAAAAAGAAAGACAACACTCATAAAAAACAGGTATATGGCTATGCGCGCGTCTCTACCGTAGGGCAGAATTTAGACCGTCAGATAGATGAACTAAAGGAGAAAGAAATATCAACTAAAAATATATTCTGCGACAAACAAAGTGGAAAAGATTTTGAGCGAAACGCCTATAAGCGGCTGGTGAGAAAATTAAAAAAAGGCGATCTTCTCATTATTAAAAGTCTGGACCGTCTGGGACGCAATTATGAGGAGATCATCGTGGAATGGCGGCGCATTACCAAGGAAATTGGCGCAGATATAAGGGTAATGGATATGCCGCTGCTGGACACCAGCCAGTACAAGGGACTTATTGGCACCTTTATCAGCGATCTCGTATTACAGATATTATCCTTTGTGGCGCAGCAGAATCTGGATTATATTCATCAAACACAACAGGAGGGCATTGCCAAAGCGCGGGAAAAGGGTGTGAAATTTGGACGTCCTAAAATAAGGACCGAGCATAACTTTAAAGCAGTTTACAGCCGCTATTGCGAAAAGGAAGTATCGGCACGCCAGGCAGCTGAGCTGCTGGGGGTCAGTGTGCGGACCTTTTACCGGCGTATTCATGAAATGTGA
- a CDS encoding sugar O-acetyltransferase: MTEREKMLAGELYDCNDPELLAQWHKAKDLVRAYNQTASEALEEKDQILTALLGKRGANLWITPPFYVDYGVNICFGENCEVNMNCTFLDDNKIVIGDNALIAPNVQIYTAFHPTRAADRFGEARQDGSFAFCKTQTAPVVIGDNVWIGGGAIILPGVTIGDNVVIGAGSVVTKDIPSDKVAIGSPCRPVRENT, translated from the coding sequence ATGACCGAAAGAGAAAAAATGCTGGCGGGTGAGCTGTACGACTGCAACGATCCGGAGCTGCTGGCGCAGTGGCACAAAGCCAAGGACCTGGTGCGGGCCTACAACCAGACCGCCTCAGAGGCGCTGGAGGAGAAGGACCAGATTCTGACAGCGCTGCTGGGAAAGCGTGGTGCAAACCTGTGGATAACACCGCCGTTTTATGTGGATTATGGCGTCAACATCTGCTTTGGTGAGAACTGCGAGGTCAATATGAACTGCACATTTTTGGACGATAATAAAATCGTCATCGGGGACAATGCCCTCATCGCGCCCAATGTTCAGATATACACCGCCTTTCATCCGACCAGGGCGGCGGACCGGTTTGGGGAAGCCAGGCAGGACGGGAGCTTTGCCTTCTGCAAGACCCAGACCGCGCCGGTTGTCATCGGCGACAATGTCTGGATCGGCGGCGGGGCCATAATCCTGCCCGGTGTCACCATTGGCGATAATGTGGTCATCGGCGCGGGCAGTGTGGTGACAAAGGATATCCCATCAGATAAGGTTGCGATCGGAAGCCCCTGCCGGCCCGTCCGGGAGAATACTTAA
- a CDS encoding TspO/MBR family protein, with the protein MTKNKLIPVLQLILAIVVVELVGFCSSLLAGDIAGKYAMLNKAPLSPPGSVFGPVWIVLYLLMGVAIFLVLRTNTDDRLKRSAIGLFVIQLLLNFLWSILFFGGSSFWLAAVIILLLDAAVIACIVWFKKISTLAAGLMVPYLLWILFATYLNIAFAILN; encoded by the coding sequence ATGACTAAAAATAAATTGATCCCGGTTCTTCAGCTGATTCTCGCCATTGTCGTTGTCGAGCTGGTGGGCTTTTGCTCCTCACTTCTGGCCGGAGACATCGCCGGCAAATACGCCATGCTCAACAAGGCGCCCCTGTCCCCGCCCGGCTCAGTATTCGGGCCGGTCTGGATTGTGCTCTACCTGCTCATGGGCGTCGCCATTTTTCTGGTTTTACGGACCAATACGGACGACCGGCTCAAGCGTTCCGCTATCGGGCTGTTTGTCATTCAGCTGCTCCTCAACTTTTTGTGGAGTATCCTCTTTTTCGGCGGCAGCTCCTTCTGGCTGGCGGCTGTTATCATCCTGCTTCTGGACGCGGCCGTCATCGCCTGCATTGTCTGGTTTAAAAAAATCTCCACCCTGGCAGCGGGCCTCATGGTGCCCTACCTCCTCTGGATTCTGTTCGCCACCTATCTGAACATCGCGTTCGCCATTCTCAATTAG
- a CDS encoding dockerin type I domain-containing protein, which produces MKKLKTLLSLSLILCLLAAPASAAAEKGGSTPITATVPSSHQVSVYYNRGGGVKKDNADVDSGTALEIPRHQDAVFTLEPKTDYKILSVFYQGNDVTHQVKNNRLSLPKISDDGTLQVSYIPSDVSQDENYRFVVRGRIVRNGEPLANTDIELHSEVQQTRTDDNGQFVFNSVPEGAHELFAMENGQVIGTADFRIDRTGNLDGVEMDTLPDGTIQLVTNIHIKTIELNLILREEDSRLEIESADTPKGNLIYKTVDKDGAALSVEDCGIKADTDERELKEGDTVYPGMTLEIAASGNIAERAYVPYATAVSENRAELVSKPTAVKREYKTRYTVTEEDLADGQCAIVSNYVLLGDVTFDGRINAQDSGKLKRIILETDQKSELETTAIDVNFDGRINSQDANKMKRYILETDKVF; this is translated from the coding sequence ATGAAAAAACTAAAAACCCTATTGTCGTTAAGCCTCATTTTGTGCCTGCTGGCCGCACCCGCCTCAGCCGCTGCCGAAAAAGGCGGCAGCACCCCCATCACCGCCACCGTGCCGTCCAGCCACCAGGTATCGGTTTATTACAATCGGGGCGGGGGCGTGAAAAAAGACAATGCCGATGTAGATTCTGGGACGGCGCTGGAAATCCCGCGCCATCAGGACGCCGTTTTCACGCTGGAACCCAAAACCGATTATAAAATTCTATCCGTGTTTTATCAGGGAAACGATGTGACGCATCAGGTGAAAAACAACCGTCTGAGCTTACCCAAAATCAGCGATGACGGGACCCTTCAGGTCAGTTATATCCCTTCAGACGTCTCTCAGGATGAGAACTACCGCTTTGTGGTGAGAGGCCGGATCGTCCGAAACGGCGAGCCGCTGGCCAACACGGACATTGAACTGCACTCAGAGGTTCAGCAGACACGGACCGATGATAACGGGCAGTTTGTTTTTAACAGTGTGCCCGAGGGAGCGCATGAGCTCTTCGCGATGGAAAACGGCCAGGTCATCGGCACGGCGGATTTCCGAATCGACCGCACCGGGAACCTCGACGGCGTTGAGATGGATACCCTGCCAGACGGGACTATCCAGCTGGTAACGAATATCCATATCAAAACCATCGAGCTGAACCTTATCCTGCGGGAGGAAGACAGCAGGCTTGAGATCGAGAGCGCGGATACCCCAAAGGGGAACCTGATTTATAAAACCGTGGATAAAGACGGAGCCGCTTTATCGGTTGAGGACTGCGGTATTAAAGCAGACACGGACGAGCGGGAGCTGAAAGAAGGCGATACGGTCTATCCGGGAATGACGCTTGAGATTGCAGCGTCGGGGAATATTGCGGAGAGAGCGTATGTCCCTTATGCCACCGCGGTTTCCGAAAACAGGGCGGAGCTGGTTTCCAAACCCACAGCGGTTAAACGGGAGTACAAAACCCGTTATACCGTCACTGAGGAGGATCTGGCCGATGGACAATGCGCCATTGTATCGAATTATGTGCTCCTGGGGGATGTGACCTTTGATGGGCGGATCAATGCGCAGGATAGCGGGAAATTAAAACGGATCATTTTGGAAACAGATCAAAAGTCGGAATTGGAAACAACCGCCATTGATGTCAATTTTGATGGCCGGATCAACTCTCAGGATGCGAACAAAATGAAACGTTATATTCTTGAGACAGATAAAGTCTTTTAA
- the larB gene encoding nickel pincer cofactor biosynthesis protein LarB, producing MNAEQLKALLTQVKNDDTSVEDALEQLKELPYHDLEYAKVDYHRELRNGFPEVIYSPGKSLGQIRGIVRDMLARTTGNILASRASEEVYEAIRELTPDAVYYKEARSVVVKREPYRVSEGTIAVVSAGTSDIPVAEEAAVTAEVMGNRVNRLYDVGVAGIHRLLDNVDVINHARVIIVVAGMEGALASVVGGLTDKPVVAVPTSIGYGANFGGVSALLGMLTSCAGGIGVVNIDNGFGAACLASKINQL from the coding sequence ATGAACGCAGAACAGCTGAAAGCCCTGCTGACGCAGGTTAAAAACGACGATACGAGCGTTGAGGACGCGCTGGAGCAGCTTAAGGAGCTGCCCTACCACGACCTTGAATACGCCAAGGTCGATTACCACAGGGAGCTGCGCAACGGCTTTCCCGAGGTGATCTACAGCCCGGGCAAAAGCCTCGGCCAGATCCGCGGCATTGTGCGGGATATGCTGGCCCGCACGACCGGCAATATTCTGGCCTCCCGCGCCAGTGAGGAGGTTTATGAGGCCATCCGCGAGCTGACGCCGGATGCGGTCTACTATAAGGAAGCCCGGTCTGTGGTGGTGAAGCGTGAGCCCTACCGCGTATCCGAGGGCACCATCGCAGTGGTGTCTGCCGGAACATCGGATATTCCGGTGGCAGAGGAGGCCGCTGTGACGGCCGAGGTCATGGGAAACCGGGTAAACCGTCTGTACGACGTGGGCGTGGCCGGCATACACCGGCTCCTCGACAACGTGGACGTTATCAACCATGCCCGGGTCATCATCGTGGTGGCTGGTATGGAGGGCGCGCTGGCCAGCGTGGTGGGCGGCCTGACCGATAAACCAGTGGTCGCGGTGCCCACCAGCATCGGATACGGCGCCAATTTCGGCGGCGTCTCGGCCCTTCTGGGCATGCTGACCTCCTGTGCAGGAGGCATCGGGGTGGTCAATATCGACAATGGCTTTGGGGCGGCCTGTCTGGCCTCAAAAATCAATCAACTTTAG
- a CDS encoding helix-turn-helix transcriptional regulator — translation MVMLENAFKPKMLERQKLQKLLLRSRQKPLVYLYGLMGSGKTTSVEMYLKKSGGPPAVWFTCPDEVMDEQWAWGRFVQTLGQRLPELASALSEAGIPQSSSDVGRIMDILTQQLSQDILLVIDDFHLVQNLHLKRLAAIIAKEQPQNLRLILISRNPPEPVFYELEIKGRCTIIGQESLNFTAGEIQIFYRQNGFPLEGEAVRKLNAYCGGWTATVYLSLLQYAETHRLDAIDKAEKFVWTAICEKMGQAEQKILVQLSQLNTFTLEQASFVTGAPEAAAVVQQMLRKNCFIHYHTQSRTYQLHTILKNVVNQQNLLSQAEIQELNRQNGVWYQRQEKPLEAINAYRRAGNDDAILEIMEQKGATELLDQAPSLIIESFKAIPPWKRLSHPRAYLSFLCSYLVVVDAERALELLEEAKAVYRKNPNLPNKKRILGEIALIESYAVFNDLEEMSIRHRQAYEAFEGGESQIQWSQMDFTFGCPSILYLYHSRFGGLRQILDRLKKDGWYYTHVSGGCGAGHEYILEAEYAMGLGQWSKAQNAIEKAQIKAKEKKQKSILISALFQQMRLELYLGDEKKIRSCRKKMEEAAANSDIPSQRQSAEIALGFVSAVMGRSDEIPVWLKKGDTEYYTAPPQGKGIIAIVHGMAEILENNPIKLEIHAELLLEHSRRNHFIIGEIYARLFKAIAVEQQGGDGAPILKSLLSDMRPDGYYSPLIELSPHVLAMLCRLKPEDAEPVLEDCRHFNDLYENYHGICAAGLTVREKEILTLLCRGYARKQIGTELKIGLPTVKTHIRNIYNKLQVSKKADAIKKAEKLSLI, via the coding sequence ATGGTTATGTTAGAAAACGCGTTTAAACCCAAGATGCTGGAGCGTCAGAAATTGCAAAAGCTGCTGCTGCGGAGCAGACAGAAGCCGCTGGTGTACCTGTATGGTCTCATGGGATCAGGAAAAACGACCAGTGTGGAAATGTACCTGAAAAAGTCCGGAGGCCCGCCGGCAGTCTGGTTTACCTGTCCAGATGAGGTTATGGATGAGCAGTGGGCCTGGGGAAGATTTGTACAGACGCTGGGGCAGAGACTGCCAGAACTGGCGTCAGCACTGTCAGAGGCGGGAATTCCCCAGAGCAGCAGCGATGTGGGCAGGATCATGGATATTCTGACCCAACAGCTTAGTCAGGATATCCTGCTGGTCATCGATGATTTCCATCTGGTGCAGAATCTGCACCTGAAACGCCTGGCGGCGATCATCGCAAAGGAGCAGCCCCAAAATCTGCGGCTCATCCTGATCTCCCGAAACCCGCCGGAGCCAGTGTTCTACGAGCTGGAAATCAAGGGACGCTGTACCATCATCGGCCAGGAAAGCCTTAACTTTACAGCAGGAGAAATACAAATTTTTTACAGGCAGAATGGCTTTCCTCTTGAAGGCGAGGCGGTAAGAAAGCTGAACGCCTACTGCGGCGGCTGGACGGCGACCGTCTATTTATCGCTGCTTCAATACGCAGAAACCCACAGGCTGGACGCTATTGATAAGGCAGAAAAATTTGTATGGACAGCCATCTGTGAAAAGATGGGACAGGCCGAACAAAAGATACTGGTTCAGCTGTCTCAGCTCAACACCTTTACCCTGGAGCAGGCATCCTTTGTCACGGGTGCGCCTGAAGCAGCCGCCGTAGTGCAGCAGATGCTGCGCAAAAACTGCTTTATTCACTACCATACCCAGAGCAGAACCTACCAGCTGCACACCATTTTAAAAAACGTGGTAAATCAGCAGAATCTGCTCAGTCAGGCAGAAATTCAGGAGCTCAACCGCCAGAACGGTGTGTGGTATCAGCGGCAGGAAAAGCCTCTGGAGGCGATTAATGCTTACCGCAGAGCAGGAAACGACGACGCTATCCTGGAAATCATGGAGCAGAAAGGCGCTACTGAGCTGCTGGATCAGGCTCCGTCACTCATTATTGAGAGCTTTAAGGCGATACCGCCATGGAAAAGACTCAGCCACCCGCGGGCATATCTGTCCTTTCTGTGTTCTTATCTGGTGGTGGTAGACGCTGAGAGAGCGTTGGAACTTCTGGAGGAGGCAAAGGCTGTTTATCGGAAAAACCCCAACCTGCCCAATAAAAAGCGCATCCTGGGTGAGATTGCCCTTATCGAAAGCTATGCGGTATTCAATGATCTGGAAGAAATGTCGATACGACACCGGCAGGCTTACGAGGCCTTTGAGGGAGGCGAATCCCAGATACAGTGGAGCCAGATGGATTTTACCTTTGGCTGCCCCAGTATCCTGTACTTATATCACAGCCGCTTTGGCGGCCTGCGGCAGATATTAGACCGGCTGAAAAAGGATGGCTGGTATTATACCCATGTTTCCGGAGGGTGCGGCGCTGGACATGAGTATATCCTGGAGGCTGAGTATGCCATGGGGCTTGGGCAGTGGTCCAAGGCACAGAATGCCATCGAAAAGGCCCAGATTAAGGCAAAAGAAAAAAAGCAGAAAAGCATCCTTATTTCAGCCCTGTTTCAGCAGATGCGGCTTGAGCTGTATCTGGGCGATGAGAAAAAAATCCGCAGCTGCCGTAAAAAAATGGAGGAAGCCGCTGCAAACAGCGATATTCCAAGCCAGCGCCAGAGCGCAGAGATCGCTCTTGGCTTTGTGAGCGCCGTGATGGGACGCTCAGACGAGATTCCCGTATGGCTGAAAAAGGGCGACACCGAATACTATACAGCGCCGCCTCAGGGCAAGGGTATCATCGCCATTGTCCACGGCATGGCAGAAATTCTGGAGAACAACCCCATCAAGCTTGAGATTCACGCCGAGCTTCTGCTGGAACATTCCAGACGGAACCATTTTATCATCGGCGAGATCTACGCCCGTCTGTTCAAGGCCATTGCGGTCGAGCAGCAGGGAGGGGACGGCGCACCCATATTAAAGAGCCTGCTCTCGGATATGCGGCCAGATGGATACTACAGTCCTCTGATCGAGCTGTCCCCCCATGTTCTTGCCATGCTCTGCCGCTTGAAACCGGAGGATGCAGAGCCTGTGCTGGAGGACTGCCGCCATTTTAATGATTTGTATGAGAACTATCACGGCATCTGTGCCGCGGGTCTTACAGTCAGAGAAAAAGAAATACTGACCTTGCTGTGCAGGGGCTACGCCCGCAAGCAAATCGGAACAGAACTGAAAATTGGCCTGCCGACTGTCAAGACCCATATTCGCAATATTTATAATAAGCTTCAGGTATCCAAAAAGGCTGATGCCATCAAAAAGGCTGAGAAACTCAGTCTGATATAA